From the genome of Ziziphus jujuba cultivar Dongzao chromosome 6, ASM3175591v1, one region includes:
- the LOC107431021 gene encoding CBL-interacting serine/threonine-protein kinase 14, giving the protein MPEMMNDSDDITPVTTGDGSTDIINLFGKYELGKLLGCGAFAKVFHARNIGTGQSVAIKAVSKQKILKSGLTANVKREISIMRRLRHPNIVKLIEVLATKTKIYFVMEFAKGGELFTKVAKGRFSEDLSRRYFQQLIAAVGYCHSRGIFHRDLKPENLLLDENWDLKVSDFGLSAVTEQAQSDGLLHTLCGTPAYVAPEILAKKGYDGAKVDVWTCGVILYVLNAGYLPFNDPNLMVMYRKIYKGDFRYPKWTSPDLRRFISRLLDTNPKTRITVDQILQDPWFTRGYKEVNFYSENFDLSDQDNDKGLNAFDLISFSSGFDLSGLFSNSDISDCGERFVSAESPQRIVERVEEVGKSVGLVVMRKDDWAGARLEGHNGNFIAVLEIHRLTEKLVVVEVKAMERNDGITEQIWKDKLRPQLRGLIHNAVEQVSGN; this is encoded by the coding sequence ATGCCGGAAATGATGAACGATTCCGACGACATTACGCCGGTGACAACCGGAGACGGTTCGACGGATATTATTAACCTGTTTGGGAAATACGAGCTCGGCAAGCTTCTTGGTTGTGGAGCTTTCGCGAAGGTGTTCCACGCCAGGAATATCGGAACGGGGCAGAGCGTGGCGATCAAAGCCGTTAGCAAACAAAAAATCTTGAAAAGCGGTTTGACGGCGAACGTTAAGAGAGAGATATCTATCATGCGCCGGCTGCGCCATCCAAACATCGTAAAACTGATAGAGGTCCTCGCGACCAAAACCAAGATTTACTTCGTCATGGAATTCGCGAAAGGCGGCGAGCTTTTCACAAAGGTCGCCAAGGGACGGTTCAGCGAGGATTTGAGCCGTCGATATTTCCAGCAGTTGATCGCGGCCGTCGGATATTGTCATTCACGAGGCATTTTCCATCGGGATTTGAAGCCGGAGAATCTTCTTCTGGACGAGAACTGGGACCTGAAAGTTTCGGATTTCGGACTCAGTGCCGTGACGGAGCAAGCCCAATCCGATGGTCTGCTCCACACTCTTTGCGGTACGCCAGCTTACGTGGCGCCTGAGATCCTGGCGAAGAAAGGCTATGATGGTGCTAAGGTGGACGTGTGGACATGCGGTGTCATACTCTACGTGCTCAACGCTGGGTATTTGCCTTTCAACGATCCGAACCTCATGGTGATGTATCGGAAAATTTACAAGGGAGACTTTCGGTATCCCAAATGGACGTCCCCTGATCTTCGACGCTTTATCTCTCGCTTGTTGGACACGAACCCTAAGACAAGGATCACTGTTGATCAAATCCTTCAGGACCCTTGGTTTACAAGGGGTTACAAAGAGGTTAATTTTTACTCGGAaaattttgacttgagtgaccAGGATAACGACAAGGGCCTCAACGCATTCGATTTAATCTCTTTCTCGTCCGGTTTTGATCTCTCCGGTTTGTTCTCTAACTCCGATATTTCGGACTGCGGGGAACGGTTCGTTTCGGCGGAGTCACCGCAGAGAATAGTCGAGAGGGTAGAGGAGGTGGGGAAATCGGTGGGCTTAGTGGTGATGAGGAAAGACGACTGGGCCGGTGCGAGATTGGAAGGGCATAATGGTAACTTCATTGCGGTCTTGGAGATTCACCGGTTAACGGAGAAGCTGGTCGTCGTTGAGGTCAAGGCGATGGAAAGAAACGATGGAATTACCGAGCAAATTTGGAAAGACAAGCTGAGGCCGCAACTTCGCGGTTTGATACATAACGCGGTAGAGCAAGTCTCTGGTAACTAG
- the LOC107431022 gene encoding CBL-interacting protein kinase 18 produces the protein MENKGSLLMQRFELGRLLGQGTFAKVHYARDLKTGMSVAIKIIDKEKVVKVGMIDQIKREISVMRLIRHPNVVELYEVMASKTKIYFVMECAKGGELFNKVAKGKLKEDVARKYFQQLISAVDYCHSRGVSHRDLKPENLLLDENGNLKVSDFGLSALAESKRQDGLLHTTCGTPAYVAPEVINRKGYDGAKADIWSCGVILYVLLAGYLPFHDSNLMEMYRKIGKGEFKFPNWFAPDVRRLITKMLDPNPNTRISMAKIMESSWFKKGLERKPIVEKEEKQPTLLDVDAIFSPSENTSSVAEPRQELAKPCYNLNAFDIISFSAGFDLSGLFEETERKKEVRFTSNKPASSIISKLEDIAKRLKLKIMKKDGGLLKLEGSKEGRKGRVGIDAEIFEITPLFHLVEMKKSNGDTLEYQKLLKEDIRPALKDIVWTWQGEQQQRQPLHIGEQDQQQQQQQQHPPHLGEQEQKHSHALPVNAASVQTAEPVTS, from the coding sequence ATGGAAAACAAAGGGAGTTTGTTAATGCAACGGTTTGAATTGGGGAGATTATTAGGCCAAGGGACCTTTGCCAAGGTCCATTATGCAAGAGACCTTAAAACTGGCATGAGTGTAGCCATTAAGATAATCGATAAAGAGAAGGTCGTCAAAGTTGGAATGATTGATCAGATTAAGCGAGAAATATCTGTCATGAGACTGATTAGACATCCCAATGTGGTGGAGCTTTACGAGGTAATGGCCAGCAAAACCAAGATTTACTTTGTTATGGAATGTGCTAAAGGAGGTGAACTCTTCAATAAGGTTGCCAAAGGAAAACTAAAGGAGGATGTTGCAAGGAAATATTTTCAACAGTTGATTAGTGCTGTTGATTATTGCCACAGCAGAGGAGTGTCTCATCGAGATCTAAAACCAGAAAACCTACTATTGGATGAGAATGGGAATCTGAAGGTGTCGGATTTTGGATTGAGTGCCCTTGCTGAATCCAAGCGTCAAGATGGGTTGCTCCATACAACATGTGGTACTCCTGCATATGTTGCTCCAGAAGTGATCAACAGAAAGGGGTATGATGGTGCCAAAGCTGATATATGGTCATGTGGGGTGATCTTATATGTTCTACTCGCTGGCTATCTCCCTTTCCATGACTCGAATCTGATGGAGATGTATAGGAAGATTGGTAAGGGTGAATTTAAGTTCCCCAACTGGTTTGCACCAGATGTACGCAGGTTAATTACAAAGATGTTGGATCCAAACCCAAATACCCGAATATCCATGGCCAAAATTATGGAAAGTTCTTGGTTCAAAAAGGGATTAGAACGCAAACCGATAGTTgagaaggaagagaaacaaCCAACCCTTCTGGATGTTGATGCAATTTTTTCTCCCAGCGAAAATACTAGTTCTGTTGCCGAACCAAGGCAAGAATTGGCAAAGCCGTGTTATAACTTAAATGCTTTTGATATCATCTCCTTTTCTGCAGGCTTTGACTTGTCTGGCTTGTTTGAGGAGACCGAACGTAAAAAAGAAGTGCGGTTTACTTCCAACAAGCCAGCCTCATCGATTATCTCTAAGCTGGAAGACATTGCCAAGCGtctgaaattgaaaataatgaagAAGGATGGAGGGTTGTTGAAATTGGAGGGATCAAAGGAGGGCAGGAAAGGACGTGTAGGCATTGATGCAGAGATCTTTGAGATCACCCCACTTTTTCATTTGGTGGAAATGAAGAAGTCAAATGGAGATACGCTGGAGTATCAGAAGCTATTGAAAGAGGACATAAGACCCGCTCTCAAGGACATTGTTTGGACTTGGCAAGGGGAGCAGCAGCAGAGACAGCCACTACATATCGGAGAACAAgatcagcagcagcagcagcaacagcaaCATCCTCCTCATCTAGGGGAACAAGAACAAAAGCATTCTCATGCGCTTCCAGTGAATGCTGCATCAGTACAGACTGCTGAACCTGTAACAAGTTAA
- the LOC107431020 gene encoding uncharacterized protein LOC107431020 — MCILCVIQKWSRRVATMLPWLVIPLIGLWALSQLLPPAFRFEITSPRLACVFVLLVTLFWYEILMPQLSAWRVRRNARLRERKRSEAIELQKLRKTATRRCRNCSTPYRDQNPGGGRFMCSYCGHVSKRPVLDLPVPPGMGISNSGLIKDLVGKSGKILNGKVWSDNGWMCGQDLLENNGNWVGGSIGGKSTYWRKNGSSLFGGDEDCLAEKSYSGVVIFAYKVLKSFFSSIRWLWRKIFSINSREDASSDAEHKGLLAKRGENGGNFHESRGEKARRKAEEKRQARIEKELLEEEERKQREEVARLVEERRKLRDEKMEAEKDRGKSSPPSREKNRKKEAERKRQERKKEKDKGSSKSNSDAEDLEKKPGKDGERKRDSDKKSEIDRREHLRSGTDFVKSQSTEVGHGIKNVSSNNLSRGNAGTRYLDRMRGTFLSSSKAFSGGSFFGRGANTTAAVTKENKPNSSVDHVHTYTHRRDIYPPERVAAKPCINGDDRNFNRPVISEQQPAAAPKKSWQQLFTRSASVTSSPNVNVISRPNTKFQVEAQSPPLSGQSSSLQSFDNPINFGLPSPFTLSTYPNGSTSTSLGFSPAIEPIFPRVGEGPHELIPEEPELFEDPCYIPDPVSLLGPVSESLENFQLDLGTGFATDMGLERPHTLKNLSATSEVNKPSPIESPMSREKHNSSNRFPTTPKTQNMHTLPVDDANTNETLTWQMWNTCPLGQDGLGLVGGPASWILPPELNRASKDDFVHPSSQKTMASLFTKEEQVPSGTPPQNVFLGNGQNGTFSPGTGSSDPDPWLQKAFFPPLSAGENPFVLKPQEEIAQNEMVYGSPSRSATNHPFELSSSNCWSKKEWPVQSTGEGIGKPSISRPHVGGLFPAPDVQPLW, encoded by the exons ATGTGTATACTCTGTGTGATTCAGAAGTGGTCTCGCCGGGTTGCTACGATGCTTCCTTGGTTAGTCATTCCACTAATAGGACTTTGGGCTCTCTCTCAGCTATTACCGCCGGCATTTCGCTTCGAGATTACATCACCAAGGCTGGCTTGTGTTTTTGTGCTTTTGGTTACTCTCTTTTGGTATGAGATTTTGATGCCTCAGCTATCAGCTTGGCGTGTCAGGAGGAATGCTAGGCTTAGGGAGAGAAAGAGGTCTGAAGCCATTGAGTTGCAGAAGCTTAGGAAGACAGCCACTCGGCGATGTCGTAACTGCTCGACTCCGTATAGGGATCAGAATCCAGGTGGGGGTCGCTTTATGTGTTCATATTGTGGGCATGTTTCGAAAAGACCAGTTTTGGATTTGCCTGTACCACCTGGGATGGGGATTTCGAACTCCGGGTTAATCAAAGATTTGGTTGGAAAGAGTGGCAAGATATTGAACGGCAAGGTTTGGTCTGATAATGGGTGGATGTGTGGTCAAGATTTGTTGGAGAATAATGGTAATTGGGTTGGAGGTTCTATTGGGGGAAAATCTACTTATTGGAGGAAGAATGGAAGCAGTCTTTTTGGAGGAGATGAAGATTGTTTGGCAGAGAAGTCGTATTCAGGTGTAGTCATTTTTGCCTACAAGGTTTTGAAATCTTTTTTCTCGAGCATTAGATGGCTTTGGAGAAAGATATTTAGCATTAATTCGAGGGAGGATGCTTCTTCTGATGCAGAACATAAGGGATTATTGGCTAAGAGGGGTGAGAATGGGGGTAACTTCCATGAAAGTAGAGGAGAAAAAGCACGCCGGAAAGCAGAAGAGAAGAGGCAAGCTAGGATAGAGAAGGAGCTCTTGGAGGAGGAAGAGAGAAAGCAGAGGGAGGAGGTTGCGAGGTTGGTTGAGGAACGTAGGAAACTGAGGGATGAGAAAATGGAGGCAGAAAAAGATCGTGGGAAATCATCGCCACCCAGCAGggagaaaaatagaaagaaagaagcAGAAAGAAAGCgtcaagaaagaaagaaagagaaggacAAGGGTTCTAGCAAGAGCAATTCTGATGCAGAAGATCTGGAAAAAAAACCAGGTAAGGATGGTGAAAGAAAGCGGGACTCTGATAAGAAGAGTGAGATTGATCGTCGGGAACATCTGAGATCAGGGACAGATTTTGTTAAGAGTCAGAGCACTGAGGTGGGCCATGGGATAAAGAACGTTTCTTCAAACAATTTGAGTCGGGGAAATGCTGGAACTAGGTACCTGGATCGTATGAGGGGTACGTTTTTGTCTTCTTCTAAAGCATTTAGTGGCGGTAGTTTCTTTGGAAGAGGTGCTAATACTACCGCTGCTGtgacaaaagaaaacaaaccaaACAGTTCTGTAGATCATGTCCATACTTATACGCATAGAAGAGATATATATCCACCTGAACGTGTAGCTGCAAAACCTTGTATAAATGGAGATGATAGGAATTTCAACCGTCCT GTAATCTCCGAACAACAGCCAGCAGCAGCACCTAAAAAGTCATGGCAGCAATTATTTACTCGATCGGCATCTGTTACTTCATCCCCAAATGTCAATGTCATAAGTAGACCAAATACAAAGTTCCAAGTAGAAGCTCAAAGCCCACCATTATCTGGTCAATCATCATCGTTGCAATCATTTGACAATCCAATAAATTTTGGGCTACCATCACCATTTACTCTTTCTACCTATCCAAACGGATCAACTAGCACTAGTCTAGGCTTTTCACCTGCAATTGAACCCATATTCCCTCGTGTTGGAGAAGGGCCTCATGAACTTATACCAGAAGAGCCAGAGCTTTTTGAAGACCCCTGTTACATTCCTGATCCAGTATCGTTGCTTGGGCCTGTTTCAGAGTCACTTGAGAATTTTCAGCTGGACCTGGGGACTGGCTTTGCAACAGATATGGGATTGGAAAGACCTCATACTCTTAAGAATTTATCTGCTACTTCGGAAGTTAACAAGCCATCTCCTATTGAGTCTCCTATGTCAAGAGAGAAGCATAACAGTTCTAATCGCTTTCCAACCACACCAAAGACCCAAAACATGCATACTTTACCTGTGGATGATGCGAATACAAATGAAACATTGACGTGGCAAATGTGGAATACTTGTCCTCTTGGTCAGGATGGTCTGGGTTTAGTTGGTGGCCCGGCAAGCTGGATTCTACCGCCAGAACTGAACAGAGCAAGCAAGGATGATTTTGTGCACCCTTCGTCACAGAAAACAATGGCCTCATTGTTTACAAAAGAGGAACAAGTCCCTTCAGGCACTCCTCCTCAGAATGTTTTTCTTGGTAATGGGCAGAATGGGACATTTAGCCCTGGTACTGGTTCAAGTGATCCTGATCCTTGGTTGCAGAAAGCTTTTTTTCCACCGTTGTCAGCTGGTGAAAACCCTTTTGTTCTCAAACCTCAAGAGGAAATTGCTCAGAATGAAATGGTATATGGGAGCCCTAGCAGATCTGCTACCAACCATCCATTTGAGCTGTCTTCATCCAATTGTTGGTCCAA AAAGGAATGGCCTGTGCAGAGTACAGGAGAAGGTATTGGGAAGCCCTCCATTTCAAGGCCACATGTTGGTGGTCTATTTCCCGCCCCAGATGTACAGCCACTTTggtga